From Streptomyces asiaticus, one genomic window encodes:
- a CDS encoding FAD-dependent monooxygenase, which yields MRNARVLISGASIAGPALAYWLDRYGFRVTVVERAARPRPGGQAIDVRGPALEVCERMGVLEEVRARRTGLRGMSMVDDDGKELFSTTERTASGGDLNSSDIEILRDDLSSVLMAAGGDGIEYLFNDSIASLVQGPDEVAVTFHRGGARAFDIVVAADGVHSSTRALVFGPEEDFLRHLGGYLGVWTVPNYLGLDRWEVIYQMAGDVWGGMMMSVRDNTEARVYIGIDSEEPPATLLGSRSVSEQKRLVAERYKDARWEMPRLLEYMWGAPDFHFDAAAQIHMDSWSRGRVALVGDAGYCGSPASGQSTSVAVVGAYVLAGELRAADGDHTAAFAAYERELRGYVAANQQLALDNMARKQAQDASAGQEPDTNPTNIDDSFYEVVNSYTLKDY from the coding sequence ATGCGGAATGCACGGGTTCTGATTTCCGGGGCCAGTATCGCCGGCCCCGCGCTCGCCTACTGGCTGGATCGTTATGGCTTCCGGGTCACCGTCGTGGAGCGCGCCGCGCGCCCGCGCCCGGGCGGACAGGCGATCGACGTACGGGGCCCGGCGCTCGAGGTGTGCGAGCGGATGGGCGTGCTGGAGGAGGTCCGGGCGCGCCGCACCGGGCTGCGCGGCATGTCGATGGTCGACGACGACGGCAAGGAGCTGTTCAGCACCACCGAGCGGACCGCGAGTGGCGGAGATCTCAACAGCTCCGACATCGAGATCCTGCGGGACGATCTGTCCTCGGTGCTGATGGCCGCGGGCGGCGACGGGATCGAGTACCTCTTCAACGATTCGATCGCCTCGCTCGTCCAGGGCCCCGACGAGGTGGCGGTCACCTTCCACCGGGGCGGTGCGCGCGCCTTCGACATCGTGGTGGCGGCCGACGGGGTGCACTCCTCCACCCGGGCGCTGGTCTTCGGCCCGGAGGAGGACTTCCTCCGCCATCTGGGGGGCTATCTGGGCGTGTGGACGGTGCCGAACTATCTGGGCCTCGACCGCTGGGAGGTCATCTACCAGATGGCCGGGGACGTCTGGGGCGGCATGATGATGAGTGTCCGCGACAACACCGAGGCACGGGTCTACATCGGCATCGACTCCGAGGAACCGCCCGCCACGCTCCTCGGCTCCCGGTCCGTCTCGGAGCAGAAGCGGCTGGTGGCCGAGCGGTACAAAGACGCGCGCTGGGAGATGCCACGGCTGCTGGAGTACATGTGGGGGGCGCCGGACTTCCACTTCGACGCGGCGGCCCAGATCCACATGGACTCCTGGTCCCGTGGCCGGGTGGCCCTGGTCGGCGACGCCGGATACTGCGGCTCGCCTGCGTCCGGGCAGAGCACCAGCGTGGCCGTGGTCGGCGCCTATGTCCTGGCGGGCGAGCTCAGGGCCGCGGACGGCGACCACACCGCGGCCTTCGCCGCCTACGAGCGCGAGCTGCGGGGCTATGTGGCGGCCAACCAGCAGCTCGCGCTGGACAACATGGCCCGGAAGCAGGCGCAGGACGCATCGGCCGGGCAGGAGCCCGACACCAACCCGACCAATATCGACGACAGCTTCTACGAGGTGGTCAACTCCTACACCCTCAAGGACTACTGA
- a CDS encoding ABC transporter permease, with protein MSQVTEVAPGYRARHTLPLRVEAVRQLRRRRTLVMGLVLALLPFVLVIAFAIGGTPEGQEDRGTLMATATASGANLAATALFVSAAFLLVVPVALFCGDTVASEASWSSLRYLLAAPVPRARLLVSKLAVALVFSAAAMVLLPLVALGVGTVAYGWGPLRMPTGGELPVGDALVRLALVVLYIFLSQLVTAALAFWLSTVTDAPLGAVGGAVGLTIVGNVLDAVTALGSWRDFLPAHWQFAWADALQPHMEWGGMVKGVSVSAAYALVLVAFAFRGFGRKDVVS; from the coding sequence CTGTCCCAGGTCACCGAGGTCGCGCCCGGCTACCGGGCCCGCCACACCCTGCCGCTGCGAGTCGAGGCCGTACGGCAGCTGCGCCGTCGCCGGACCCTGGTGATGGGCCTGGTGCTGGCCTTGCTGCCGTTCGTCCTCGTGATCGCGTTCGCCATCGGCGGCACCCCCGAGGGGCAGGAGGACCGGGGCACCTTGATGGCCACGGCCACCGCCTCCGGCGCCAACCTCGCCGCCACCGCGCTGTTCGTCTCCGCCGCCTTCCTGCTGGTGGTGCCGGTCGCGCTGTTCTGCGGTGACACCGTGGCCTCCGAGGCCAGCTGGTCCTCGCTGCGCTATCTGCTGGCCGCGCCCGTGCCCCGGGCCCGGCTGCTGGTGAGCAAGCTGGCGGTGGCCCTGGTGTTCAGCGCGGCCGCCATGGTGCTGCTGCCGCTGGTCGCGCTCGGGGTGGGCACCGTGGCGTACGGCTGGGGGCCGCTGCGGATGCCCACGGGCGGTGAGCTGCCGGTCGGGGACGCCCTCGTCCGGCTGGCTCTGGTGGTGCTGTACATCTTCCTGTCCCAGCTGGTCACGGCCGCCCTGGCGTTCTGGCTGTCGACCGTCACGGACGCGCCGCTGGGCGCGGTGGGCGGCGCGGTGGGGCTCACCATCGTCGGCAATGTGCTGGACGCGGTCACCGCGCTCGGCTCGTGGCGCGACTTCCTGCCCGCGCACTGGCAGTTCGCGTGGGCGGACGCGCTCCAGCCCCATATGGAGTGGGGCGGAATGGTGAAGGGCGTCTCGGTGTCCGCCGCGTACGCCCTGGTGCTCGTCGCGTTCGCCTTCCGCGGCTTCGGCCGCAAGGACGTGGTGTCCTAG
- a CDS encoding alpha/beta fold hydrolase has translation MKLRKTRPRGRRLVAAAAAAVLLAGAGTWAVAASGDRPTVHRQDRVLDMPGARIDTSYFTAGTGRRPAVLLGHGFGGSKEDVRDHAEELARDGYAVLTWSARGFGRSTGKIGLNDPDHEVADVRRLIDWLAKRPEVRLDRQGDPRVGVAGASYGGAISLLAAGYDRRVDAIAPEITYWNLADALFPNGVYKKLWAGLFFTTGSAPFGGAQGDTSGAGGGSGGMGPGGQGGQSGGGGGAGQGAQEDPGETNGGGAARTDQGQGCGRFEKELCEMYERVAVAGKPDAAARRLLEARSPSAVADRIKVPTLILQGQADSLFPLGHADAMAKAIRANGAPVAVDWTAGGHDGGDRETSRVAARTGAWFDRYLKGDKGTDTGPAFRISRTGGIDTTNGAVQLRGATGDRYPGLGDGGRKVALRGREQSFANPPGAGPPSISTVPGIAGLSQASSLGVGLSLDVPGQFARFDSAPLDRPLRITGSPEVKVRVKADTDDAVLFAKVYDVGRDGQQVLPEQLVAPVRVDGAKQGRTVTVRLPAVDHEFIAGHRLRLVLASTDLGYASPDEPATYTVGLADGGLTVPTAPGVHTQPAPLPAWVWGLPLGAAVVALALLLTGRRRTATPPPDPELADVPLQITGLSKRYAKSADRYAVRDLSFRVEKGQVLGLLGPNGAGKTTTLRMLMGLIAPDDGEIRVFGQAIRPGAPVLSRVGAFVEGAGFLPHLTGSANLELYWRATGRPAADAHIEEALEIAGLGSALERAVRTYSQGMRQRLAIAQAMLGLPDLLILDEPTNGLDPPQIREMREVMIRYAAAGRTVIVSSHLLAEVEQSCTHLVVMDRGRLVQAGAVGEITGNGGSVLVGHDGELSEALVGKVGALSGVASAGRTTDGLLVQLDGTTPARLLAELVRLEVPVTSFGPNRRLEDAFLTLIGGGSS, from the coding sequence ATGAAACTCCGAAAGACCCGGCCGAGGGGCCGGCGCCTGGTCGCCGCCGCGGCCGCCGCGGTCCTCCTCGCGGGCGCGGGCACCTGGGCGGTGGCCGCCTCCGGCGACCGGCCGACCGTGCACCGCCAGGACCGCGTGCTGGACATGCCGGGCGCACGCATCGACACCTCGTACTTCACCGCGGGCACCGGCCGCAGGCCCGCGGTCCTGCTCGGCCACGGCTTCGGCGGCAGCAAGGAGGACGTACGCGACCACGCCGAGGAACTCGCCCGCGACGGATACGCCGTGCTGACCTGGTCGGCGCGTGGCTTCGGCAGATCCACGGGGAAGATCGGGCTCAATGACCCGGACCACGAGGTGGCCGATGTCCGGCGGCTGATCGACTGGCTGGCGAAACGTCCCGAGGTGCGACTCGACCGCCAGGGCGACCCCCGGGTGGGCGTCGCCGGCGCCTCCTACGGCGGGGCGATCTCCCTGCTCGCCGCCGGATACGACCGCCGGGTGGACGCGATCGCGCCCGAGATCACCTACTGGAACCTCGCCGACGCGCTCTTCCCGAACGGCGTCTACAAGAAGCTCTGGGCCGGGCTGTTCTTCACCACCGGCTCGGCCCCCTTCGGCGGTGCCCAGGGCGACACGAGCGGCGCGGGCGGCGGCAGCGGGGGGATGGGTCCGGGAGGCCAGGGCGGCCAGTCAGGCGGAGGCGGCGGGGCGGGCCAAGGAGCCCAGGAGGACCCGGGAGAGACGAACGGCGGGGGAGCGGCCAGGACGGACCAGGGCCAGGGCTGCGGTCGCTTCGAGAAGGAGCTGTGCGAGATGTACGAGCGGGTCGCGGTCGCCGGAAAGCCCGACGCCGCCGCCCGCCGGCTGCTCGAGGCCCGCAGCCCGTCCGCCGTCGCCGACCGGATCAAGGTCCCCACGCTGATCCTCCAGGGGCAGGCCGACTCCCTCTTCCCGCTCGGCCACGCCGACGCCATGGCGAAGGCGATCCGGGCCAACGGCGCGCCGGTCGCCGTCGACTGGACGGCCGGCGGGCACGACGGCGGCGACCGCGAGACCTCACGGGTGGCGGCCCGCACCGGCGCCTGGTTCGACCGCTACCTCAAGGGCGACAAGGGCACCGACACCGGACCCGCCTTCCGGATCAGCCGCACCGGCGGCATCGACACCACCAACGGCGCGGTCCAGCTGCGCGGCGCCACCGGCGACCGCTACCCCGGCCTCGGCGACGGCGGCCGGAAGGTGGCGCTGCGCGGACGCGAGCAGTCGTTCGCCAACCCGCCCGGGGCGGGGCCGCCCTCCATCTCCACCGTGCCGGGCATCGCCGGACTGTCCCAGGCGTCCTCGCTCGGCGTCGGCCTCTCCCTCGACGTCCCCGGCCAGTTCGCCCGGTTCGACTCGGCGCCGCTGGACCGGCCCCTGCGGATCACCGGATCGCCCGAGGTGAAGGTGCGGGTCAAGGCCGACACGGACGACGCCGTGCTCTTCGCCAAGGTCTACGACGTGGGGCGGGACGGACAGCAGGTGCTGCCCGAGCAACTGGTCGCGCCGGTGCGCGTCGACGGCGCGAAGCAGGGCCGTACCGTCACCGTCCGGCTGCCCGCCGTGGACCACGAGTTCATCGCGGGCCACCGGCTGCGGCTCGTGCTCGCCTCCACCGACCTCGGCTACGCCTCCCCGGACGAGCCCGCCACCTACACGGTCGGGCTCGCGGACGGCGGTCTGACGGTGCCCACCGCGCCCGGCGTGCACACCCAGCCCGCCCCGCTGCCCGCATGGGTGTGGGGGCTGCCGCTCGGCGCGGCCGTGGTGGCGCTCGCGCTGCTGCTGACCGGCAGGCGGCGTACGGCCACTCCGCCGCCCGACCCCGAACTGGCCGACGTACCCCTTCAGATCACCGGTCTGAGCAAGCGCTACGCCAAGTCCGCCGACCGCTACGCGGTGCGCGATCTGTCCTTCCGCGTCGAGAAGGGGCAGGTGCTCGGGCTCCTCGGGCCCAACGGCGCCGGCAAGACCACCACCCTGCGGATGCTGATGGGGCTCATCGCCCCCGACGACGGCGAGATCCGGGTCTTCGGCCAGGCCATCAGGCCCGGCGCGCCCGTGCTCTCCCGCGTCGGCGCCTTCGTCGAGGGGGCGGGCTTCCTGCCGCATCTGACCGGCAGCGCCAACCTCGAGTTGTACTGGCGGGCCACCGGCCGCCCCGCCGCCGACGCCCACATCGAGGAGGCCCTGGAGATCGCGGGCCTGGGCAGCGCGCTGGAGCGTGCCGTACGCACCTACTCCCAGGGCATGCGACAGCGGCTGGCCATCGCCCAGGCCATGCTGGGCCTGCCCGATCTGCTGATCCTCGATGAACCGACCAACGGCCTCGACCCGCCGCAGATCCGGGAGATGCGCGAGGTGATGATCCGGTACGCCGCCGCGGGGCGCACGGTGATCGTTTCCAGCCATCTCCTGGCGGAGGTCGAGCAGTCCTGCACCCATCTGGTCGTGATGGACCGCGGCCGGCTGGTCCAGGCGGGCGCGGTCGGCGAGATCACCGGTAACGGCGGCAGTGTGCTGGTGGGCCACGACGGCGAGCTGAGCGAGGCCCTGGTGGGCAAGGTGGGCGCGCTGTCCGGGGTCGCCTCCGCCGGCCGCACCACCGACGGACTGCTCGTCCAGCTCGACGGGACCACTCCGGCGCGGCTGCTCGCCGAACTGGTGCGGCTGGAGGTCCCGGTGACCAGCTTCGGGCCCAACCGGCGTCTGGAAGACGCCTTCTTGACGCTGATCGGAGGAGGATCCTCGTGA
- a CDS encoding VWA domain-containing protein: MIIKKRLATGALGLLAALACGLISPPAAMAGEPAPDSPKVELVLDVSGSMRARDVDGDTRMAAAKQAFNEVLDATPEEVRLGIRTLGANYPGKDRKAGCQDSERLYPVGQVDRTEAKAAVATLRPTGWTPIGLALRGASKDLSGGEGTRRIVLITDGEDSCGLPDPCDVARELAAQGTHLVVDTLGLTLDRKVREQLSCIAEATGGTYTAIQHRDQLSSRIKQLVRRSADTPVETPTPVLGAAQCAKAPYLGSGLYSDRESFGEHRWYRMRVAPGQELRASASVAVDRAVDPDYGVLVRAVTPGGRELVRGSEAGSGRTDVISSGLRYPVADVDDDEDETARTVCVELSQSFSAPASVKRAPGLPVELAVDVVDNDDPPADVAAFGLGRGWVLLGVLTVGGLLVGLLWGWLARWRVTVWRSN, from the coding sequence GTGATCATAAAGAAACGTCTGGCGACAGGCGCGTTGGGGCTGCTCGCGGCCCTCGCCTGCGGCCTGATATCCCCTCCGGCCGCGATGGCCGGCGAACCGGCTCCCGATTCCCCCAAGGTCGAACTGGTGCTCGACGTCAGCGGGTCCATGCGGGCCCGCGACGTCGACGGCGACACCCGGATGGCGGCAGCGAAGCAAGCGTTCAACGAGGTGCTGGACGCCACACCCGAAGAGGTGCGGCTGGGTATCCGCACCCTCGGCGCCAATTACCCCGGCAAGGACCGTAAGGCCGGCTGCCAGGACAGCGAGCGGCTCTACCCGGTGGGCCAGGTGGACCGCACCGAGGCCAAGGCGGCCGTCGCCACGCTGCGCCCGACCGGCTGGACGCCCATCGGGCTCGCGCTGCGCGGCGCGTCCAAGGACCTCTCCGGCGGCGAGGGGACCCGCCGGATCGTGCTGATCACGGACGGCGAGGACTCCTGCGGTCTGCCGGACCCGTGTGATGTGGCCCGGGAACTGGCCGCCCAGGGAACCCACCTGGTCGTCGACACGCTCGGGCTGACGCTCGACCGCAAGGTCCGCGAGCAGCTCAGCTGTATCGCCGAGGCCACCGGTGGCACGTATACGGCGATCCAGCACCGGGACCAGCTCTCCAGCCGCATCAAGCAGCTGGTCCGGCGCTCCGCCGACACACCCGTGGAGACGCCCACGCCGGTGCTGGGCGCCGCGCAGTGCGCGAAGGCCCCGTACCTGGGCTCCGGCCTGTACAGCGACCGGGAGAGCTTCGGCGAACACCGCTGGTACCGGATGCGGGTGGCGCCCGGTCAGGAGCTGCGGGCCTCGGCGAGCGTGGCCGTGGACCGCGCCGTGGACCCGGACTACGGCGTGCTGGTGCGGGCGGTGACCCCGGGCGGCCGGGAGCTGGTGCGCGGCAGCGAGGCGGGCAGCGGCCGTACGGACGTCATCTCCAGCGGGCTGCGCTATCCGGTCGCGGATGTGGACGACGACGAGGACGAGACGGCGCGGACGGTGTGCGTGGAGCTGAGCCAGTCGTTCTCCGCGCCCGCCTCGGTCAAGCGCGCTCCGGGCCTTCCGGTGGAGCTCGCCGTCGACGTGGTGGACAACGACGATCCGCCCGCCGATGTGGCCGCCTTCGGCCTGGGCCGCGGCTGGGTGCTGCTGGGCGTGCTCACCGTGGGCGGGCTGCTCGTGGGGTTGCTGTGGGGCTGGCTGGCCCGCTGGCGTGTCACCGTCTGGAGGTCCAACTGA
- a CDS encoding TerD family protein, which produces MTPRAFKSARFEGREVRVTGLNKGLQKIEVALKWDPSPLGEPPHDLDIVAGTYRAADPYGAPAYLVHFDSRSPDGTINLNRDSRTGQGLGTDESMTLELERLSSEYARVVVGITIQQGSGRKTFGDVPNTSVRILNGYTELMASDFTGVSEATSATVAVFTRDDAGEWGIQSAIRGFDADPEGFGQLMGKDYS; this is translated from the coding sequence TTGACGCCACGCGCATTCAAATCCGCACGGTTCGAGGGAAGGGAAGTCCGGGTGACTGGTCTCAACAAGGGGCTTCAGAAAATCGAGGTGGCGCTCAAGTGGGATCCGAGTCCCCTCGGTGAGCCGCCCCATGATCTCGACATCGTGGCCGGGACGTACCGCGCCGCCGATCCGTACGGTGCGCCCGCGTACCTGGTCCACTTCGACAGCCGCTCACCGGACGGCACCATCAACCTCAACAGGGACAGCCGCACCGGTCAGGGCCTTGGCACCGACGAGTCCATGACCCTCGAGCTCGAACGGCTGTCGTCCGAATACGCGCGGGTGGTCGTCGGGATAACCATCCAGCAGGGTTCGGGGCGGAAGACCTTCGGGGATGTTCCGAACACCAGTGTCCGGATTCTCAATGGATACACCGAACTCATGGCGAGTGACTTCACCGGTGTCTCAGAAGCCACTTCCGCCACGGTCGCGGTATTCACCCGGGACGATGCGGGGGAATGGGGAATTCAGAGCGCTATTCGTGGATTCGACGCGGATCCCGAGGGCTTTGGGCAGCTCATGGGCAAGGACTATTCCTGA
- a CDS encoding BlaI/MecI/CopY family transcriptional regulator, which yields MRRLGELEAEIMDRLWAWQRPTTVREIVDDINEHRPVAYTTVMTVASILYNKGWLLRAKEGRAWVYSPVRSREEYTAALMEDALGTSEDRSAALTHFVEQMGPEEVSALRKALRTAGRRTKA from the coding sequence ATGCGACGGTTGGGGGAGCTCGAGGCGGAGATCATGGACCGTCTCTGGGCTTGGCAGCGTCCCACGACGGTGCGGGAGATCGTGGACGACATCAACGAGCACCGTCCGGTCGCCTATACCACGGTGATGACCGTCGCTTCCATCCTCTACAACAAGGGCTGGCTGCTGCGCGCCAAGGAGGGCCGGGCGTGGGTGTACTCACCGGTCCGCAGCCGCGAGGAGTACACCGCGGCGCTGATGGAGGACGCCCTCGGCACCAGCGAGGACCGCTCCGCCGCACTCACCCACTTCGTCGAGCAGATGGGCCCCGAGGAGGTCAGCGCGCTGCGCAAGGCCCTGCGGACCGCGGGGCGGCGGACCAAGGCGTGA
- a CDS encoding M56 family metallopeptidase codes for MSGLLRFCGLTPDARIPGTGPVGVPAIAAPASVALIALAFFGHEVLRARRVRARHRSVLDLVGRRSARLRATVLDHDTPAAYCLPGRRPRIVVSAGALRLLSPAQLESVLEHERAHIAGRHHLALAATEAFARAFRWLPLAREARAQTALLLEMAADDRALRRHPRQALVSALCAMAASQAPHAPGGAFTVGGPGAVVRLRRMLDARRRPHPALCGVLAAVAVGLPLLPPLLGCTPGM; via the coding sequence ATGTCCGGCTTGCTCCGGTTCTGCGGGTTGACGCCGGACGCCCGGATCCCGGGCACGGGCCCGGTCGGCGTTCCGGCCATCGCCGCACCGGCGTCGGTGGCGCTGATCGCGCTCGCCTTCTTCGGCCATGAGGTGCTGCGGGCCCGGCGCGTCCGCGCCCGCCACCGGAGCGTTCTGGACCTGGTCGGCCGGCGCTCGGCCCGGCTGCGCGCCACCGTGCTGGACCATGACACGCCCGCGGCCTACTGCCTGCCCGGCCGCAGGCCGCGGATCGTGGTGAGCGCGGGCGCGCTGCGGCTGCTCTCCCCCGCGCAGCTGGAGTCCGTACTGGAGCATGAGCGTGCGCACATCGCGGGCCGCCACCATCTGGCGCTGGCGGCCACGGAGGCGTTCGCGCGGGCGTTCCGGTGGCTGCCGCTGGCACGCGAGGCCAGGGCGCAGACGGCGCTTCTGCTGGAGATGGCCGCGGACGACCGCGCGCTGCGCCGCCACCCACGCCAGGCGCTCGTCTCCGCCCTCTGCGCGATGGCGGCGAGCCAAGCCCCCCATGCCCCCGGCGGCGCCTTCACCGTCGGCGGACCGGGCGCCGTGGTCCGGCTGCGGCGGATGCTGGACGCCCGGCGGCGTCCGCATCCGGCACTGTGCGGCGTGCTGGCGGCGGTCGCGGTGGGCTTACCGCTGCTGCCGCCTCTACTGGGCTGCACCCCCGGGATGTAG
- a CDS encoding DUF305 domain-containing protein has translation MSRAGRCTAVSRSWAPSPDERASNARIKSLAGQIEKAQDPEIATLKSWLKGRGKPEKASSGEMPGMRHGAARGGPWGALGALHPGGAAQ, from the coding sequence GTGTCCCGCGCCGGCCGCTGCACCGCCGTCTCGCGCTCGTGGGCGCCGTCGCCGGATGAGCGGGCGTCGAACGCGCGGATCAAGAGCTTGGCCGGGCAGATCGAGAAGGCCCAGGACCCGGAGATCGCCACTCTGAAGTCCTGGCTCAAGGGCCGGGGCAAGCCGGAGAAGGCGTCCTCGGGCGAGATGCCCGGAATGCGCCACGGCGCGGCCCGGGGCGGGCCCTGGGGCGCCCTCGGAGCGCTACATCCCGGGGGTGCAGCCCAGTAG
- a CDS encoding general stress protein, whose product MTQQPPSEVVDRPVVGSYPTYEGAQRAVDFLADNKFPVEHTAIIGSDLRMVETVLGRLTRGRAALAGAGTGAWFGLLIGLLLSVFAAGAHNVIVLLVSGLVYGAVFGAIFGFVGHAMTGGRRDFASRSQIVAARYEVVADAQVADDAKNMLARLAMREG is encoded by the coding sequence ATGACTCAGCAACCACCGTCGGAGGTGGTCGACCGCCCGGTCGTCGGCTCGTACCCGACCTACGAAGGCGCCCAGCGCGCGGTGGATTTCCTGGCCGACAACAAGTTCCCGGTGGAGCACACGGCGATCATCGGCTCGGACCTCCGGATGGTCGAGACCGTGCTCGGGCGGCTGACCAGGGGCCGGGCGGCGCTTGCGGGTGCCGGTACGGGAGCCTGGTTCGGACTGCTGATCGGGCTGCTGCTGTCCGTGTTCGCGGCGGGCGCCCACAACGTGATCGTGCTGCTGGTGAGCGGTCTGGTCTACGGTGCGGTGTTCGGCGCGATCTTCGGCTTCGTCGGGCATGCCATGACCGGAGGGCGGCGAGATTTCGCGTCCCGCAGCCAGATCGTGGCCGCGCGCTATGAGGTGGTCGCGGACGCCCAGGTCGCCGATGACGCGAAGAACATGCTGGCCAGGCTGGCGATGCGGGAGGGCTGA
- a CDS encoding arsenate reductase family protein: protein MEIWINPACSKCRSALTLLDAEGAGYTVRRYLEDVPGQDEIRAALDRLGLEPWDITRTQEAAAKELGLKDWPREESARDRWIAALAEHPKLIQRPIITADDGSAVVGRTEEAVREALSRSRG, encoded by the coding sequence ATGGAGATCTGGATCAATCCGGCATGCTCGAAGTGCCGTAGCGCGCTCACCCTGCTCGACGCGGAGGGCGCCGGTTACACCGTGCGCCGCTATCTCGAGGACGTACCCGGCCAGGACGAGATCCGCGCGGCGCTCGACCGGCTCGGGCTGGAGCCGTGGGACATCACCCGCACCCAGGAGGCGGCCGCGAAGGAGCTGGGGCTGAAGGACTGGCCGCGTGAGGAGAGCGCCCGGGACCGCTGGATCGCCGCGCTCGCGGAGCACCCCAAGCTCATCCAGCGGCCCATCATCACGGCGGACGACGGTTCGGCGGTGGTGGGGCGCACCGAGGAGGCGGTGCGGGAGGCGCTGTCCCGGTCCCGCGGCTGA
- a CDS encoding AMP-binding protein, whose translation MADLLKTFGEPAANTAYLLCDRHPDDAVAFTVVGKDMTGHDMTYGELRDRSSRMAGALAAQGVGVGDRVATLMGKSAELLVASLAIWRLGAVQVPLFTAFAPPAIALRITDNDTKVVITDADQRPKLDPESGFPGERPWRIVTTGPVTGADLSFAELAEGHEPLSEPAAVGGDGLIVELFTSGTAGTPKAVPIPLRAVAGFAMYQQFGLDHRPTDVFWNAADPGWAYGLYYALIGPLALGQRGLLLNGLFSAESTWEVLSRFGVTNFAAGPTVYRKLRASGIPAPADLRLRCCSAAGEPLPPDVVDWALETLGAPVRDHYGLTELGMVIAHAWHPALREEIKPGSMGRPLPGWEMKILREDTNSAQARVDIPGRVVVDIAGSPLMWFKGYRDAPEQTAEKFSPDGRWFYTGDTAARDEEGHLFFSGRGDDIILMAGYRIGPFEVETVLLGHAAVAEVAVVGVPDEEYGEVVEAFVVPRPGIEAGDALAAELQQLVRERYAKHAYPRQVHFVSELPKTSSGKTQRFLLRPQQAAPRSR comes from the coding sequence ATGGCTGACCTGCTCAAGACCTTCGGTGAGCCTGCGGCGAACACCGCGTACCTGCTGTGTGACAGGCACCCGGACGACGCCGTCGCGTTCACGGTGGTGGGCAAGGACATGACCGGCCATGACATGACGTACGGGGAGCTTCGGGACCGTTCCTCACGCATGGCCGGCGCCCTGGCCGCCCAGGGAGTCGGAGTGGGCGACCGCGTCGCCACCTTGATGGGCAAATCCGCCGAACTGCTGGTCGCGAGCCTTGCGATCTGGCGGCTCGGGGCCGTCCAGGTGCCACTGTTCACCGCGTTCGCCCCACCGGCCATCGCGCTGCGGATCACGGACAATGACACCAAGGTCGTGATCACCGACGCCGATCAACGTCCCAAGCTGGACCCGGAGTCGGGCTTCCCCGGCGAGCGCCCCTGGCGGATCGTCACCACCGGGCCGGTCACCGGGGCCGATCTGTCCTTCGCGGAGCTGGCCGAGGGGCACGAACCGCTGTCCGAGCCGGCGGCCGTGGGCGGCGACGGGCTCATCGTGGAGCTGTTCACCTCGGGCACCGCGGGCACGCCGAAGGCCGTCCCGATCCCGCTGCGGGCGGTCGCGGGCTTCGCCATGTACCAGCAGTTCGGCCTGGACCACCGGCCCACCGACGTCTTCTGGAACGCCGCCGACCCGGGCTGGGCGTACGGCCTGTACTACGCGCTCATCGGGCCCCTCGCCCTCGGCCAGCGCGGACTGCTGCTGAACGGCCTGTTCTCCGCGGAGTCCACCTGGGAGGTGCTCTCCCGCTTCGGGGTCACCAACTTCGCCGCCGGGCCCACCGTCTACCGCAAGCTGCGCGCCTCCGGCATCCCCGCCCCCGCCGATCTGCGGCTGCGCTGCTGCTCCGCGGCGGGCGAACCGCTGCCCCCGGACGTCGTCGACTGGGCGCTCGAGACGCTCGGTGCGCCCGTACGCGACCACTACGGCTTGACCGAGCTGGGCATGGTCATCGCACACGCCTGGCACCCGGCCCTGCGCGAGGAGATCAAGCCCGGCTCCATGGGCCGTCCGCTGCCCGGTTGGGAAATGAAGATCCTGCGCGAGGACACCAACTCCGCGCAGGCCCGCGTGGACATCCCCGGCCGGGTCGTGGTGGACATCGCCGGCAGCCCGCTGATGTGGTTCAAGGGCTACCGCGACGCCCCCGAGCAGACCGCCGAGAAGTTCAGCCCCGACGGGCGCTGGTTCTACACCGGTGACACCGCCGCCCGCGACGAGGAGGGCCATCTGTTCTTCTCCGGGCGTGGCGACGACATCATCCTGATGGCCGGCTACCGCATAGGCCCCTTCGAGGTGGAGACCGTGCTGCTGGGGCACGCCGCGGTGGCGGAGGTCGCCGTGGTCGGCGTACCGGACGAGGAGTACGGCGAGGTCGTCGAGGCGTTCGTCGTGCCGCGCCCGGGAATCGAGGCGGGCGACGCGCTCGCGGCCGAGCTCCAGCAACTGGTCAGGGAGCGGTACGCCAAGCACGCCTATCCGCGGCAGGTGCACTTCGTATCCGAGCTGCCGAAGACCTCCAGCGGTAAGACGCAGCGGTTCCTGCTGCGCCCGCAGCAGGCCGCGCCGCGGAGCCGCTGA